One Streptosporangium sp. NBC_01495 DNA window includes the following coding sequences:
- a CDS encoding helix-turn-helix transcriptional regulator, which translates to MLYGRTTEFDHIWRLLKTVRGGRAASLLVRGEYGAGRSAFLDHVADTVRGIRVLRTQGVESETDLPYAGVDHLFGTGLTGQGTPEAVAGRLADLAATGPVLCLVDDAHLLDPESTEALAFAARRHAAPYALVLALPDGARFPLDLPSLRLSRLGRENSLALLAAHAGRLTPFTRRKIAEAADGNPLALAEFATGVAADLHRSPLRLRPETMPVGATTLRRFTEGVTALPSPARLALLVAAASGSGELAPMAAAVERLGGDLGDLEPAERAGLVSLSGRRLGFTHPLLRPALYQDAPVAERIRVHGALAEGPGQDTAHHAATAAAVPCDRLAVRLELHARRSTDRGHGGAALEHAAQLSESPATRARLLTEAVAAAIDVGEFAHAMALSERALPLAAPATRLELTRLRQEILSAGAPDPRPPQWPAPWPDPWPDLWPGLWPDTAGTVTWRSEHAGMPPWSAAWLLSMGDDLAACRWAEGLVALCRTHGMPGREPKALHMLAAAQAAAGLHGQAAASATQALLLAGDAGRHDLTGSLTGLLAWLAAVRGAEQECRRLAARSIAYGTAEDDGRSSYDSGKNSGGGRAGNRGKVRSTGKVGHAVGGVPFRRPPGPARPSVGPWALALLDLGYGRPGLALRRFAEGPLPPLLAIRSTPDLAEAAVHAGRGAELGTRLVRFEAWATGTGRPGPAALVLRVRALLEQGREADSLYSQALNLHESAGQPFELARTRLLFGEWLRRRGRRARASRELGAALAGFEELGARPWADRARAELRAGDARRVSLAGELDLLTPQELRVVRLAAGGATNRDIAAQLVLSRRTVGNHLYKAFPKLGVTSRDQLRELSPALFPQDTGAT; encoded by the coding sequence GTGTTGTACGGGCGGACAACTGAGTTTGACCACATCTGGCGGTTGTTGAAGACGGTGAGAGGCGGCAGGGCGGCGTCTCTCCTCGTCCGGGGGGAGTACGGGGCCGGGCGGTCCGCTTTCCTCGACCATGTCGCGGACACCGTCCGGGGCATACGGGTGCTGCGAACCCAGGGCGTCGAATCCGAGACGGACCTGCCGTACGCGGGGGTCGACCACCTCTTCGGCACCGGCCTCACCGGCCAGGGGACACCGGAGGCCGTCGCCGGCAGGCTCGCCGACCTGGCGGCCACCGGCCCCGTGCTGTGCCTGGTGGACGACGCGCACCTGCTCGACCCTGAGTCCACCGAGGCGCTGGCGTTCGCCGCGCGGCGGCACGCGGCACCGTACGCGCTGGTCCTCGCCCTGCCCGACGGCGCGCGCTTCCCGCTCGACCTGCCCTCCCTGCGCCTGTCCCGGCTGGGACGCGAGAACTCCCTCGCACTGCTGGCCGCCCACGCCGGGCGGCTGACGCCGTTCACCCGCCGGAAGATCGCCGAGGCGGCGGACGGCAACCCGCTGGCGCTGGCGGAGTTCGCCACGGGAGTGGCGGCCGATCTGCACCGGTCCCCACTGAGGCTGAGGCCCGAGACCATGCCGGTCGGCGCGACCACGCTGAGAAGGTTCACGGAAGGCGTCACCGCGCTCCCCTCCCCCGCCCGCCTGGCACTTCTCGTCGCCGCCGCCTCGGGCTCCGGCGAGCTGGCGCCGATGGCGGCGGCCGTCGAGCGGCTCGGCGGCGACCTCGGCGACCTCGAACCCGCCGAGCGGGCGGGGCTGGTGTCGCTGTCCGGCCGGCGGCTCGGCTTCACCCATCCGCTGCTGCGGCCCGCGCTCTACCAGGACGCGCCCGTCGCCGAGCGGATCAGGGTGCACGGGGCACTGGCCGAAGGACCGGGCCAGGACACCGCGCATCACGCGGCCACGGCGGCGGCCGTCCCCTGCGACAGGCTGGCGGTCCGGCTGGAGCTGCACGCGCGGCGCAGCACCGACCGCGGCCACGGCGGCGCCGCGCTGGAACACGCGGCACAGCTCAGCGAGTCCCCGGCCACGCGCGCCCGCCTGCTCACCGAGGCCGTGGCGGCGGCGATCGACGTGGGCGAGTTCGCGCACGCCATGGCCCTCAGCGAGCGGGCGCTGCCGCTCGCCGCCCCGGCGACCCGTCTCGAACTCACCCGCCTCAGGCAGGAGATCCTCTCCGCGGGCGCCCCGGACCCGCGACCGCCACAGTGGCCGGCCCCCTGGCCGGATCCCTGGCCGGACCTCTGGCCGGGCCTCTGGCCGGACACGGCAGGTACGGTCACCTGGCGGTCGGAGCACGCGGGGATGCCTCCCTGGAGCGCGGCGTGGTTGCTGTCCATGGGCGACGACCTCGCGGCCTGCCGGTGGGCGGAGGGCCTGGTGGCCCTGTGCCGTACACACGGTATGCCGGGCAGGGAGCCGAAGGCCCTGCACATGCTCGCGGCGGCCCAGGCCGCCGCCGGGTTGCACGGACAGGCCGCGGCGAGCGCGACGCAGGCCCTGCTGCTCGCCGGGGACGCCGGGCGGCACGACCTGACCGGCTCACTGACCGGCCTGCTCGCCTGGCTGGCCGCGGTGCGGGGCGCCGAACAGGAGTGCCGTCGCCTCGCCGCCAGGAGCATCGCCTACGGTACGGCGGAGGACGACGGCCGGAGCTCATACGATTCCGGGAAGAACAGCGGCGGAGGCAGGGCCGGAAACCGCGGGAAGGTCAGGAGCACCGGAAAGGTCGGGCACGCGGTGGGCGGCGTCCCGTTCAGGCGCCCGCCGGGTCCCGCCAGGCCCTCCGTCGGCCCCTGGGCGCTGGCCCTGCTGGATCTCGGGTACGGCCGTCCCGGCCTGGCGCTGCGGCGGTTCGCCGAGGGCCCGCTGCCCCCGCTCCTGGCGATCCGCTCGACCCCCGACCTCGCCGAGGCCGCCGTGCACGCGGGCAGGGGCGCCGAGCTCGGTACGCGGCTCGTCAGGTTCGAGGCGTGGGCGACGGGCACCGGCAGGCCGGGTCCCGCCGCGCTCGTCCTGCGCGTCCGGGCGCTGCTGGAGCAGGGCCGGGAGGCGGACTCGCTCTACAGCCAGGCGCTGAACCTGCACGAGAGCGCGGGCCAGCCGTTCGAGCTCGCCCGTACCCGGTTGCTGTTCGGCGAATGGTTGCGCCGCAGGGGCCGGCGCGCCCGTGCCTCGCGCGAGCTGGGCGCCGCGCTCGCCGGCTTCGAGGAACTGGGCGCCCGCCCGTGGGCCGACCGTGCCCGTGCCGAACTGCGCGCCGGTGACGCCCGGCGCGTGTCCCTGGCAGGCGAGCTGGACCTGCTGACGCCCCAGGAGCTCCGGGTC
- a CDS encoding helix-turn-helix transcriptional regulator codes for MLHGRAIECGRIESLVAGAGRAEDGVLVLRGEQGAGATALLDHAAATAGSVPVLRGACHAGESGVALAALSHLLAPLGRVERGDRVATTLAARDLLTTAARAEGLVVLLDDAHWIDRASADTLVSLLRRPAGHGLVVIIAERAGRVSRLAALPGCDLTPLDAGACAAILAEHHPDMIRRVRERLIAFAGGNPGTLTTCAHALTREHRLGHAASPWAYLERFRSPAQAGLAAPGAVLAALPEPTVALLALVAVENTRELRSITPAANLLGVSLGDLAPAERAGVVGVLDGRIVVRQPLVPAIAYGTASFSLRAAVHRALAAAGHPDGPWHRAVVAIGPDEGLAAELEELAAQTVDAAQRTDALCASADLTPDPAARAARLAAAARLARDAGQTERAKVLAAGCEDHPGHGGIGAEVAGGPGDRAGAEASGATAAALASSWRNLAEGDDTEARLTAAGLLARLRSRHEYGLLPQALEVAAGTLVQSGTWDGAEKALEEGLDMARETGQEHQAARIRARLAWLAAARGEEEGCRALAAEAIAYGEARAAPEVVALGLRALGLLDLGRGRYGEAARTLELVGGAGPDLAEAAVRSGRLDLAAWTLSRMETSGPAARAVRARCEGLLARGKAADEAYARALRAHDRLGRPYDLARTALVYGEWLRRMARRAEARARLTTALEIFQRLGAVPWALRAAEERDATGGARRDPIAGLTAQESRVARLAARGVANREIAQRLNLSPRTVESHLYRAFQKLGVSSRGELARRLPELYSG; via the coding sequence GTGCTTCACGGGAGAGCCATCGAATGTGGCCGGATCGAGAGCCTGGTCGCGGGGGCCGGCCGTGCCGAGGACGGTGTCCTGGTACTGCGGGGTGAGCAGGGGGCCGGTGCGACGGCCCTCCTGGACCACGCCGCGGCCACCGCCGGGAGCGTCCCCGTCCTGCGCGGCGCCTGCCACGCCGGGGAGTCCGGTGTCGCGCTCGCCGCACTGTCCCACCTGCTCGCGCCGCTCGGCCGGGTGGAGCGCGGGGATCGCGTGGCGACCACCCTCGCCGCGCGCGACCTGCTGACGACCGCCGCGCGAGCCGAGGGCCTGGTGGTCCTGCTGGACGACGCGCACTGGATCGACCGGGCATCGGCGGACACCCTGGTCTCGCTCCTCAGAAGACCGGCCGGTCACGGCCTCGTGGTGATCATCGCCGAGCGGGCGGGGCGGGTCTCCAGGCTGGCCGCGCTGCCAGGATGCGACCTCACCCCGCTGGACGCCGGAGCGTGCGCGGCGATACTCGCCGAACACCACCCCGACATGATCAGGCGGGTACGCGAGCGGCTCATCGCCTTCGCGGGCGGCAACCCGGGCACGCTGACCACCTGCGCGCACGCGCTGACCAGGGAGCATCGCCTCGGGCATGCGGCTTCGCCCTGGGCCTACCTCGAAAGGTTCCGTTCCCCGGCGCAGGCCGGTCTGGCCGCGCCCGGCGCGGTGCTCGCGGCGCTGCCGGAGCCCACGGTGGCGCTGCTCGCCCTGGTCGCCGTCGAGAACACGAGGGAGTTGCGCTCCATCACCCCGGCGGCGAACCTCCTCGGTGTCTCACTCGGCGATCTCGCCCCGGCCGAGCGGGCAGGCGTGGTCGGGGTCCTGGACGGCCGGATCGTCGTCAGGCAACCCCTGGTACCCGCCATCGCGTACGGCACGGCGTCGTTCTCGCTGCGCGCCGCCGTGCACCGGGCGCTGGCGGCGGCCGGGCACCCGGACGGGCCCTGGCACCGCGCGGTCGTGGCGATCGGCCCCGACGAGGGACTCGCCGCCGAACTGGAGGAACTGGCCGCCCAGACCGTGGACGCGGCACAACGCACCGACGCGCTGTGCGCGTCCGCCGACCTGACGCCCGATCCGGCCGCCCGCGCCGCCCGTCTGGCCGCCGCCGCCCGCCTGGCCCGGGACGCCGGCCAGACGGAACGGGCGAAGGTGCTGGCCGCCGGGTGCGAGGACCACCCGGGACACGGCGGGATCGGGGCGGAGGTGGCCGGGGGGCCCGGGGACCGGGCCGGGGCGGAGGCTTCGGGCGCGACGGCCGCCGCGCTGGCCTCGTCGTGGCGGAACCTGGCCGAGGGAGACGACACCGAGGCCCGGCTGACCGCGGCCGGGTTGCTGGCCCGGCTGCGCTCCCGGCACGAGTACGGCCTGCTGCCCCAGGCGCTGGAGGTCGCCGCGGGCACCCTGGTCCAGAGCGGCACGTGGGACGGGGCGGAAAAGGCGCTGGAGGAGGGGCTGGACATGGCCCGGGAGACCGGGCAGGAACACCAGGCGGCCAGGATCAGAGCCCGGCTGGCCTGGCTGGCCGCCGCCAGGGGTGAGGAGGAAGGGTGCCGCGCCCTGGCCGCCGAGGCGATCGCCTACGGTGAGGCGCGGGCCGCCCCTGAGGTCGTCGCGCTCGGTCTGCGCGCCCTGGGCCTGCTCGACCTGGGCCGGGGCAGGTACGGTGAGGCGGCGCGGACCCTGGAGCTGGTCGGCGGGGCCGGTCCCGACCTCGCCGAGGCGGCCGTGCGCAGCGGCCGTCTGGACCTCGCCGCCTGGACGCTGTCCCGGATGGAGACCTCGGGGCCCGCCGCGCGGGCGGTCCGGGCCAGATGTGAGGGGCTGCTGGCGCGCGGGAAGGCCGCCGACGAGGCGTACGCGAGGGCACTGCGGGCGCACGACAGGCTCGGCCGCCCGTACGACCTGGCGAGAACGGCCCTCGTCTACGGCGAGTGGTTGCGCAGGATGGCCCGCCGGGCGGAGGCGCGGGCCCGGCTGACCACCGCGCTGGAGATCTTCCAGCGGCTCGGGGCGGTGCCCTGGGCCCTCAGGGCCGCCGAGGAGCGCGACGCCACCGGCGGCGCGAGACGTGATCCGATCGCGGGCCTGACCGCGCAGGAGTCCCGTGTCGCCCGGCTGGCGGCCAGGGGAGTCGCGAACCGGGAGATCGCGCAACGGCTCAACCTCAGTCCGCGCACCGTGGAGTCCCACCTCTACCGGGCCTTCCAGAAACTCGGTGTCTCCTCCCGTGGAGAGCTCGCCCGGCGGCTCCCCGAACTGTATTCCGGGTGA